Below is a window of Myxococcaceae bacterium JPH2 DNA.
GCACTTCCGGACCTGCCGGCCCCGCTCGTTCCCTCCGCCCTGCGCGCGGCCCTCCGCCGTCGTCGCCTGGAGGCCCCCGAAAGCAGCCAGGTGGTCTCCGTGCCAGGGTGGATGGCGCTCGAAGCCGGGCTGCGCGCATGGGGGACCACCACCCAGTCCCGGCTCCGCGCTCGCTTCGCGCTGCGCCAGGGCATCTCGCGACTGGCCGCGCTCCGAACCCCGGCCGCGCTGTCCCGCGTGGTCGCTCCGTCCCTGGCGGCGCGCGAGGTGTTCGTGGCGGCGCGAGCGCGGGGCGCCCGATGCGTCCTGGTGGAGGACCTGCCCAACCTGCGCGCCCTCCACGCGGACCTGGACGAGGCCTTCGCGCGCCACCCCGAGGAGCACTTCCTGCGCAACCATCGCGCCAGCGCCCGCGACGTGGCACGGCAGGAAGCGGAGCGACTCCTCGCGGACGAAATCTGGGTGCGGGGTGACTTCGCTCGCGAGCAACTCCTGCGCGCCGGCGTCCCGGCGGAGCGGATTCGAGAGCTGCACCCTCGCCCCGAGACCGTCGACGCTTCGAGAGAGCGCACGTCCACGGGTCACCGCGTGACGCACCTGCACCGCGTGGCGCTGCTGGCGGGTCCGGCGCTCGCGCGAATGGGCGCGCCCGAGGCCCTGGCCGCCCTGGAAGCCCGCCCTGAATGGACCCTCTGGGTGCGCCCCGCCGAGGACTCGGACCTGATGCGCCTGGAGCATCCCCGGGTCCGCGTGGTGACGGCCCAGCAGCAGCAGGCCCTGGACGGTGTGGCTGCGGTGCTCGCCCCCGCCTGGTGCGAGAGCCAGCCGCCCGAACTGGCCCGAGCCATCGCCCGAGGCATCCCGGTCATCGCCACGGACCGGGCGGCGGGCTTCCTGCCCTGCCGCACCATCCCCCGAGGCAACGTCCCGGCCCTGGTGGCGGAGCTGGATGCGCTCACGCCCCCACGCCGAAGCGCGCTCGCGCAGGGCAGCCCGCACCGGAACCCGCGGTAGACGCGGGTCCCGGCTTGGCGCTCGCTACTCCACCCGCTCGATGACGAGCGGACGCGGCGCGGGCGCCTGGGCTCCCACGCGGTAGGCGGCCAGCAGGCGCGCCTTCACGTCCTCCACGGGGGCCGCGTCGTTGTAGTGCACGCGCACCATCGGCTCGCCGCGCGTCACCGCGTCCCCCACCTTCTTCAGCAGGGTGAAGCCCACCGCCGGGTCGATGCGGCTGTCCACGCGCTGGCGGCCCGCGCCGAGCGCCACCGCGGCCAGGCCCACGCCCTCGGTGTGGATGCTCGTCACGAAGCCATCCGCGGGCGCCACCACGTCCACGGTGGACCGCGCCGTGGGCAGGAGCGAGTAGTCGTCGATGGCGTGCGGGTCGCCGCCCTGCGACTGGACGATCTCCTTGAGCTTGCGCACCGCGCTGCCGTCCTCCACCGACTTGCGCAGCTTCTCGCGGGCCTCGGCCACCGAGCCGGCCTTCTTGCCCAGCACCAGCATCTCCGCCGTGAGCGCGTAGGTGATTTCGGTGTAGTCCTCGGGCGCGTCGCCGCGGAGCATGTCCACCGCCTCGCGGACCTCCAGCGCGTTGCCAATCTGCCGGCCCAGCGGCTGGTCCATGTCCGTCAGCAGCGCCACGACCTTGCGGTTCATCTCCGCGCCCAGGCCAATCATGGTGCGCGCCAGCGTGCGGGCGTCATCCACGGTCTTCATGAACGCGCCGCTGCCCACCTTCACGTCCAGCACGAGGGCGTCGATGCCCTCCGCCAGCTTCTTGCTCATGATGGACGAGGCAATCAGCGGGATGCAGTCCACCGTCGCCGTCACGTCGCGCAGGGCGTAGAGCTTCTTGTCGGCGGGCGCCACCTGCGCCGTCTGGCCGATGAGGCAGCAGCCCACCTCGCGCACCAGCCGACGGTACTCGCTGGTGGGCAGGTCCACCCGGAAGCCGGGGATGGACTCCAGCTTGTCCAGCGTCCCGCCCGTGTGGCCCAGGCCTCGGCCTGAAATCATGGGCACCGGCACGCCACAGGCCGCCGCCAGGGGCGCCAGGCTCAGGGAGACCTTGTCCCCCACGCCTCCCGTGGAGTGCTTGTCCACCTTCACCGCCGGCGTGTCCGAGAGGTCCAGCACCTCGCCGGACTCCAGCATCGCCCGGGCCCACGCGCCCAGCTCCCGCGCGTCCAGCCCCTTGAAGAAGATGGCCATGCACATGGCGGCCATCTGGTAGTCCGCTACCGTGCCCGCGGTGTATGCCTCGATGAATGCCCGGATGTCCGACGGGTCCAGCTTCTGGCCGTCGCGCTTGGCCTTGATGAGCTCGTAGGGTTGCACAAGGTCAGGCCATACCAGGAACAGTGCCCCCCATGCACTCCGGGAAAGGCGCCTGAGCATCTGGTAGATACCGGGAAATGATGCAACGCCGACTCCTGGTCCTCGCCCTGGCCGCGCTTGCGTGCGCGTGCTCCAAGAAGAAGGAAGAGCCGTCTTCGGGCCCCGCCCCGACCCCGGCCGCCACCGCCCAGGCGGCCGAGAAGGCCCCCAACGCCGTGGGACTCGTCATCGACGTGGGCGGGCGCGGCGACCACTCCTTCAACGACGCGGCCCTCCGAGGCCTGGAGCTGTGGGCGTCCGGCAAGCGCTACGAGGGCGGCCGCTACGTGGACGCCTCGGCCGAGGAGCTGCGCGAGTCCATTTCCTCGGACCTGGCCTCCATCGCCCCGAACATCAAGCCCCTGGCGGTCAAGCCGCTGGTCCTCCAGAGCAAGGCCCAGGAGGACTACGCCCCCAACCTCCAGCTCCTCGTCGAGCAGGGCGCGCAGCTCACCATCGGCAATGGCTACATGCTGGCCAACGCCGTGCGCGACGTGGCCACGGAGAACCCGAAGTCCCTCTTCCTGCTCATCGACAGCCAGGTGCTGGATGCGCAGGGCAAGGCGCGGCAGCTCCCCAACGTGCGCACCATCCTGTTCAAGGAGCAGGAGGGCAGCTTCCTCGTGGGCGCGCTCGCGGGGCTGGTGACGAAGACGGGCAAGGTGGGCTTCGTGGGAGGCATCGAGGTGCCGCTCATCAAGCGCTTCGAGACGGGCTACCGCGCGGGCGTCATGACGACGAACCCGAAGGCGGCGGCGAGCCTGATGGGCGTCTACACGGGCAGCTTCAACAGCGTGGCGGCCGGCAAGCAGGTGGCGCAGGACCTCATCGCCAAGGGCGCGGACGTCGTCTTCCACGCGGCGGGCGCGGACGGGCTGGGCGTCATCCAGGCGGTGAAGGAGGCGCGCGCGGCGGGCAAGAGCGTGTACGCCATCGGCGTGGACTCGGACCAGTCGCACCTGGCGCCGGACGCCATCCTCACGTCCATGGTGAAGCACACCGACCTCGCGGTGTACCAGGCGTCGCGCGACCTGCTCGACGGCAAGCTCCTGGCGGGTGAGCAGGTGCTCGGGCTGAAGGAGAACGGCGTGGGCATGGCCGACGTGCGCGTGGACTTCCCGGGCAAGGCGGAGGCGCTCCAGAAGGTGGAGGCGCTGCGCCAGCGCATCGTGGCGGGTCAGCTCTCGGTGCCGGGCACGCAGGCGGAACTCGCCTCCTTCCAGGCTGTCGCGCCCTGATTTCCCTCCGGCATATCTCCAAGAGTTTCGGAGCGGTCAGCGCGCTGGATGACGTGTCGCTCGACATCCGCGAGGGCGAGCTGCTCGCGGTGGTGGGCGAGAACGGCGCGGGCAAGTCCAGCCTGATGAACGTGCTGTACGGGCTGTACCAGCCGGACGCCGGAGAGCTGGTGCTGGACGGTCAGCCCGTGCGCTTCAAGAGTCCGCGCGACGCCATCGCGCGCGGCATCGGCATGGTGCACCAGCACTTCATGCTCGTGCCCACGCTGAGCGTGGCGGAGAACGTGGTGCTCGGCCGCGAGCCCACCCGCCGTGGCGTGTTCGACGTGGAGCGCGCGTGCGAGGAGGTGGCCGCCACCTGCCAGCGCTTCGGGTTCCAGTTGGAGCCGCGCGCCCGCGTGGACACGCTCACGGTGGGCTCGCAGCAGAAGGTGGAGATCGTCAAGGCGCTGCACCGAGGCGCCCAGGTGCTCATCCTCGATGAGCCCACCGCGGTCCTCACGCCCCAGGAGGCCGAGGAGCTGGCGCGCGTCATGCGCGGACTCGTGGCACAGGGGCGCACCGTGGTGCTCATCAGCCACAAGCTCGAGGAGGTGCTCGGCGTCTCCAGTCGCGTGGCGGTGATGCGCCGAGGCCGGCTGGTGACGGAGGTCCGTGCGCAAGACACCACCGCCGCCGCGCTGTCCTCGCTCATGGTGGGCGACTGCCAGCCCGTCGCGGCCCAGGTGTCGACCGAGGCGCATGCGCCGGGGCCCGTGGTGCTCGACGCGAAGGACCTCAAGGCCGTGGGCGACAACGGCCGCCCCGCCCTTCGAGGCGTGAGCCTGACAGTGCACGCGGGAGAAATCGTCGGCATCGCGGGCGTGGACGGCAACGGTCAGCGCGAGCTGGCCGAGGTGCTCACCGGACTGCGCTCGCTGGAGAGCGGTGAGGGCACGTTGCTCGGCGGTGGCCTGGGACGCTTGACGCCCGCCGAGGCGCGCCGCCGGGGCGTGGGCCACGTGCCCGAGGATCGCCTGCGCCGCGCGGTGGTGAAGGACATGACGGTGGAGGAGAACGTGGCCCTGGGCCGACACGCCCAGCCTCCCTTCGCCAAGGGCCCGTGGGTGGACTTCGCCGGGCGCCGCGAGCGGGCGGAGAAGCTGCTGCGGGACTACGACGTGCGCCCGCCGGACCCCGAGCTGCCGCTGCGCGCGCTGTCCGGAGGCAACCAGCAGAAGGTCGTGGTGGCGCGCGAGCTGGACGCCGACCCGAAGCTGCTCGTGGTGGTGCAGCCCACGCGCGGGTTGGACATCGGCGCGGTGGCGCAGGTGCACGCCCGGCTGCGCGAGGCGCGAGCCCGAGGCGCGGGAGTGTTGATGGTGTCGCTGGACCTGGAGGAAGTGCTGGCGCTGTCCGACCGCGTCTATGTGCTGTTCGAGGGCCGGGTGACGGGCACGTTCACGCGCGCCGAGTTCGACGAGCGCGAGCTGGGCCGCCGCATGACGGGAGCGGAGGCGGCCCATGGGTGAGCGCGCGAGGCAGGCCCTCCCCTCGGTGCTGTCGGTGCTCCTGGCGCTGGTGCTGTGTTGGATCGCCATCGCGATGACTCGCGACGTGGACACCGCCACCCGCGCCTATCTCCAGATGTTCTGGGGCGGCGTGGGCAACTGGCCCGCGTTCCTCGACGGCGGACCGGTGAGCGCCCTCACCCGCCCGCTCGGCGAGGCCGCGATGAAGGCGGCGCTGCTGACGCTCACGGGCTTGTCCGTGGCGGTGGCCTTCAAGGTCGGCCTGTTCAACATCGGCGCGCAGGGGCAGATGATTCTGGGCGCGCTCGCCGCGGCGGTGGTGGGTGCGCAGCTGAACGTGCCCGCGGTGTTCCACATCCCGGCCGCACTGGCGGCCGCCGCGCTCGCCGGAGGCTTGTGGGCTGGCATCGCCGCCACGCTGCGCATCCGGCGCGGCGTGCACGAGGTCATCTCCACCATCATGCTGAACTGGGTAGCGGTGAGCCTGGTGGACAACTGGCTCGTCATCGGGCCGCTCAAGGCCGTGGCCCAGGGGCAGCAGTCCTCCATCACCGGCACCGCGGAGATCCTCTCCAGCGCGCAGCTGCCGCGCCTGTTGGGCGACCTGTCTCGCCTCAACCTGGGCTTCCCGCTGGCGCTCGCCGCGGCGGTGGGTGTGGACCTGTGGCTCAAGCGCCTGCGCGTGGGCTTCGAGACGCGCGCGGTGGGCCTGGGACCGGACGCGGCGCGCACGGCGGGCATCCCCGTGGCGTGGCGCACGGGACAGGCCATGGTGCTGGCGGGCGCCATGGCGGGACTTGCGGGCGCGGTGCTGGTGCTCGGCACCGAGGGGCGCTACCCCGGCACGCTCGGCGCACCCTATGGCTTCGACGGCATCGCCATCGCGCTCATCGGCAACAACAATCCCCTGGGCCTCACCGTGGCGGCGCTCGTCTTCGGCGTGCTGCGCGCGGGAGGCACACGCATGCAGCTGTTGGGTGTGCACAAGAGCTTCCCGGAGCTGATTCAAGGGCTGGCGCTGCTGTTCGTCGCGGGCCGGCTCATCTGGCTCGCCGTCCTGCGCCGCCGGCCTCGCGCCGTGGTCGCGCCCGCCGCTCCGGTGGTGGAGGTCCCCCGTGCTTGAGGTGCTCCACTCGCTGCTGTTCTCCACGCTGGACGCGGCACCGGCCCTGGTGTTCGCCGCGCTGGGCGCCGTACTGTCCGAGCGCGCGGGCGTGGTGGACGTGGGCGTCGAGGGAATGATGCGCGCGGGCGCCTTCTGCGCGGCCGTGGCGGCCCTGGCGATGCCCACCCCCCTCGCGGTGCTGGTGGGCATGGGCGCGGGCGCCGGCATGGCGGCCATCCACGGCTGGCTGTGCATCCGCTGGCGCTCGGACCAGGTGGTGTCCGGCATGGCGCTCAACCTCGTGGCGCTCGCGGGCGGCACCTTCCTGCTCGAGTCCCTCTTCGGCCCCAACGGCACGCCGCCCATCACCCAGCTGTCGCGCTGGGACATCCCGGGACTTGCCTCGGTGCCCGTGCTGGGCGCGCTCTCCGGACACGCCGCGCCTACCTACCTTGCGCTCCTGCTGCCCTTCCTCTTCCAGGGGCTGCTGACGCGCACGCCGCTGGGCCTGCGACTGCGCGCCGTGGGCGACAAGCCGCACGCGGTGGCCACGCTCGGCCTGTCCGTGCCCGCGCTGCGCTGGGGCGCGGTGGTGGGCGGGGGACTCCTGGCCGGACTCGGGGGCGCGGTGCTCTCCACGGCCGTATTGGATCGCTTCGAGCAGCACACTCCCGCGGGGCTCGGCTTCATGGCCCTGGCCGCCATGGTCTTCGGTCGCTGGACGCCCGTGGGCGCATTCCTCGCCGCGCTCTTCTTCGCGTTCGGAAACGCGCTGCGCATTGGCCTCGCGTCCAGCGCGCCCCACTTGATGGACCTCGTACCGCAGGGCGTCTTGCTCGCCCTCCCCTATCTGATGACATTGGTCCTGCTGGGCCTGCAGGGACAGCGCAGCAGTGCCCCCGCCGCCCTCGGTGTCCCCTTCGAGCAGGAGTCCCGCTGAGTCGGGTGCGGCACCGGGTCTGTTCAAACCTGGGTCAACTCTGATTCTTGGTCTCCATTGACTCACTCGCGTTCGCGAGTGGGGCTCGGTCCGACGCGCCTGATCGCGATGCGGGGAGTTCAAGCCCGCGCCACGACTGGGCTTGTCGGGAACGCATCAATCAAGACGCGCGCTTCAGCGTGGGTGGACCCACGGCATGCGGCTGGCATGTGCCCAAGGCCATGACGGACCGCGTGCCGGAGTCGACCCGGACGCCGGGGGGAGTCTGAGCCTGCCCGGCACGCGGTTCGCGAAACACAGGACGACACCCGGGTGCATCGGGCCCGGTCACGACGGCGGGGTGGCGTGATGCGGGAGACGACGGGAACGACCGCGGCGAACCGACCGCGAGTCCTGGCGGTGGACGTGGAGTCGGGAGGCGCGGAGCGAGTCCGCTCCATCCTGGCACCCGCGGGCTATGACGTCCTGCCCGCGCGGGGAACCACCGCGGCGCTCGAGGCCGCGGCACACCAAACCGCGGACTTGGTGCTCCTGGACGTGGAGCGCGCCGGCACGGTGGGGCTCGAGGCCTTCCGGCGCCTGCGCGAGGAGCTGCGGCGGCCCTCGCTGCCCATCCTCATGCTCACGCCGTCCGCGGATCGCCAGACGCGCCGCGAGGTGCTGGAGGCCGGCGTGGATGACCTGCTCATCACCGAGCCACTGGACGCACAGGAGCTGAAGGTGCGCGTCCACACCCTGCTCGAGCTGAAGTCCCACCGCGAGGACAGCGGGCCGCGCGAGGCACTCCAGGATCCACGCCAGCGCTGGGTCCGCATGGAGCGGCTGGCGCGCGTGGGGACGCTGGCGGCGGACGTGGCGCAGCAGCTCGGCCAGCTGGGGGAAGGACTCCAGCGAGCACTGGAGCACGTGCGCTCGCGAGCGGCCCAGGGCCTGGCTCCGGATCCCGAGGAACTGCACCGCCTGGGGCACGCGGGCGAGCAGATGCGGCTGCACGGCCAGCACCTGCTGTCGCTCGGTCCGACGGGCCCGGCGGACATCCAGCGCTTCGACCTGCGAACCCTGGTGCCCGAGGTCCTCAAGCGCATGCGCGCGAAGGGACGATTGGGCCAGGCGGACGTGCGGATGGTGCTGCCGGAGGACCCCATCGGCGGCGTGTTCAACCGGCGTCAGCTGGAGCAGGTGCTGGTGGAGCTGGTGAGCAACGCCGTGGACGCACTGGAAGACGTCACGGATCGGCCGCGCGTGGTGCATGTGGGCGTGGAGCTGCCCGACATGTTCGGCGACTTCGGGCCCCGCTTCTTCGTGAAGGACAACGGCATCGGCATCTTCGAGGACGAGCTGCAGGCCGTCTTCGCGCCGTACTACACGACCAAGGCGCCCGACCGGAACGTGGGGCTGGGCCTCACCGTGGCGCGCACCTTGGTGGAGTCCATGGGTGGCAAGCTCATGGCGAGGAGCCTCGTCAACGTGGGCAGCACCTTCACGGTGGAGCTGCCCGAGCAGACAGCCTCCTGGTAGGCCGCGCGGGCCGCCCTCCCTCGGGCCCGCGCGCGCCTGGGAGACTTAGAAGCGGTAGGCGATGCCCGCCAGCGCCTCCATGGTGAAGAAGCTGTCATCGAGCCGCGTGTAGACGGACGGCCCCATCTTCAGGCTGAAGTTCACGTTCATCTGGCTGCTGAGGAAGTACTCCACGCCGCCGCCGAACAGGATGGGCACCACCGCCCCGATGTCCTCGCCGAAGTAGACGTGGAACGGGATGTCGATGCCCGCGTTCAGCATCAGCGCGCTGCCCACCGGGAAGCCCGCCGTCAGGCTGACAGGGAGCGCCATGCCGAAGTCCGCGCCCCCGTGATAGCGCCGGTAGAAGTCCTCGAAGTAGATGATGGGCCCGGGCTGGAACGTGAGCGCGAGCGAGACCTTGTTGGTCTTCGCCAGCATGATGCGCAGCCAGAGCTGGAGCTTGACGCCGGGGTCCACGAAGTCGACCGCGCCCTCACGGCCCCAGTTGAAGGTGAACTTGCCGCCGACATCCACGTTGGACGAGCCACCGTGCAGCAAGCCCAGCGTGAGGCCGGGCCAGCCCACCTGACCCGAGAAGACGGTGTTGCCCGTCCCCAGCGCATCGGCGCCGAGGATGGACCAGCCCTGGCCACGCTGGGCGAGCGCCGTGCCGGGGAGGGACAGCAGGCAGGCGAGGAGAAAACCTGGGACGAGACGCTTCACACAGTGCCTTTCTGCGAAGGGCCGAGCGGGGGGCCACGGCCAGTGGGAGAGAGTTGCGATTCAGGACTCAGGCCGGCTGGCCTCGCTCACGCGCCAGCACCAGAAACGCGTCGATGAACGTGGCCAGCTTGGCCTCGGCGCGCTCGCGGGCCGTGGCCAGGGACTCGCTGGGTGACAGCGCTTCCTTGCGCTCGAAGTAGTATTTGATCTTCGGCTCGGTGCCGGAGGGCCGCAGCGTGACGCGCGCGCCGCCTTCCAACTCATACGCCAGCACGTTGGACGGGGGCAGTCCGCCGTCACCGCGCTGGTAGTCGCGCACGGCGCGCACGGCCTCGCCTCCGATGCGCGCGGGCGGCGACGCACGGAAGCCCTCCATGATGCCGCGGATGGCCTGGGCCCCCGAGGCGCCCGGCAGCGTCACGTTGCGCTGCGCGCCCACGTGCAGACCGAAGCGCCGCTGGATCTCTTCCAGGTAACCGAGCACCGTGGTGCCACGCGACTCGCACCACGCCGCCAGGTCCGCGAACACCAGCGCCGCGCCCACGCCGTCCTTGTCGCGCGTCACGGTGCCCACGGTGTAGCCGAGCGCCTCTTCGTAGCCGAAGACGAACTGCGTGCCCTCGGCGCGCTCGCGCTCCAGCGCGCGGTTGGCGATCCACTTGAAGCCGGTGAGCACCTCGTCGTAGGCGGCGTCCAGCGCGCGCGCCAGCTCGCCCAGCTGCGTGGACGACACGATGGTCGTCACCACGTGCGGACGCGCGCGCTTGGTCCCCTGCGTGAGGACGTAGTGCCCGAGCAGCACGCCCACCTCGTTGCCGGTGAGCATGCGCAGCGCGCCGTGATTCTCCCGCGCCATCACCGCGAGCCGGTCCGCGTCCGGATCATTGGCGAGCACCAGGTCCGCCTTCACGCGCTCCGCGGTGGCGAGCGACAGGTCCATCGCGCCCGGCTCCTCGGGATTGGGGAAGCGCACCGTGGGGAAGCGCCCGTCGGGCACGTGCTGCTCGGCCACCGGGGTGACGCGCGCGAAGCCCGCATCCCGCAGGGCCCGCTCGGCCCACACGCCGCCCACGCCGTGCATCGCGGTGTACACGATGGACAGCGACGCGGAGCCGCGCCCGTGCAGGCGCAGTCCCTGGATGGCGCTCAAGTACGCCTCGCCCACCGAGGCCGGCAGGTCGCGCCACAGGCCCTTCGCCCGAGCCTCGGCGGCGGGGCGCAGCGGCACCTGATTGGCCGGCTCCACGCGAGCGATGGCGGCGGCGATGCCCTTGTCGTGCGGGGGGATGATCTGCGCGCCGTTGCCCCAGTAGACCTTGTAGCCGTTGTACTCGGGGGGGTTGTGGCTGGCGGTCACCATCACCGCCGCGGCGGCGCCCAGGTGCAGCACGGCGAAGGCCGTGACAGGGGTGGGCACCGGCTCGGGGAAGAAGAGCGCGGGGATGCCCTCGGCGGCGAGGACCGCGGCGGTGTCCTCGGCCAGCTCCTGGCTCAGGCGCCGCGCGTCGCGGCCCACCACCACGCCCCGCGTCGTCACGTCGGGCACATGGGCCTTGAGATAGCGCGCCAGTCCCGCGGTGGTGCGGCGCACCACGGCACGGTTCATCCGGTTCGGACCCGCGCCGAGCACCCCGCGCAGCCCCGCGGTGCCGAACTCCAGGTCGCCCGCGAAGCGGTCCGCGAGGTCCGCCAGGTCACCGCCCGCGAGAACCTGCGCCAGCTCCGCCGCGGTCTCGGGATCCGGATCCGCCTGACGCCACGCCTCCGCCCGCTCTCTCAGTCCGGTGGTGTCCATGTGTTGTCGCCTCGTGTCGCCGGGTGGGGTGCGGCGGGCTCGGTCCCGTCGCGGTTCAGGTGTAGTCGGTGAGCTTGCGCCGGGTGGCCCGGGCCTTGGGCCCATCCTTCCCGCCCTGACATGCCACGCAGAACTCCGCGTAGGGCATCGCCTGAAGGCGGCCGGTGGGGATGTCGTCGCCGCACTCCTCGCACTCACCAAAGGAGTCCGGGTCCTCGCGCAGCTTGCCCAGGGCCTTCACCACGCGGGCCAACACGCCATCCGTGTTGCGATTCCGACTGGAGGCGATGGCCTGCATCATCTCGTTGAGCGGCTGCTCGTCCTCATCGCCGCCCACGCGCGCATCGTCCGTGCGATTGGGCTCGATGCGCTGGGGGGCCTTGCCCGTCAGCTCCGCGTGGAGCGCCAGAAGCTGCTGCAGGTAGGCCTCTCGCTGTTTCGGCGTCACGGTCGTGGCGGTCAGTACTGCGCGGTGGAGATCTGCCCGGTGACGATGGCAACGGATGACGACGCACCAATGCGGTTGGCGCCCGCGCGGATCATCTTCAGCGCGTCCTCGGCGGAGCGCACCCCACCGGAGGCCTTCACGCCCACGTCATCGCCCACGGTCTGGCGCATCAGCTCGATGTCCTTCACCGTCGCGCCGCCAGGGCCAAAACCCGTGGACGTCTTCACGAAGGCCGCGCCGGCCGCCTTGGACAGCGCGCACGCGACGACCTTCTCCTCGTCCGTCAGCAGCCCCGTCTCCAGGATGACCTTCACGGGCAGCGGGTGGCTCGCCTCCACGACCGCGGCGATGTCCTGGTGCACCAGGCGGTAATCCCGGGCCTTGAGCGCGCCCACGTTGATCACCATGTCGATTTCCCGCGCGCCCGCGCGGATGGACTCGCGCGCCTCGAAGGCCTTGGCTGCGGGCAGCGACGCGCCCAGCGGGAAGCCCACCACGGCGATGGGCACGGCATGCGCGCCGGCCAGCACGCGCGCCGCCGTGGCCACATGCACGCTGTTCACGCACACGGTGGCGAAGCTGTACTGGCGCGCCTCCTCCGCCACGCGGACCACGTCCTCGGTGCGCGCATCGGGCTTGAGCAGCGTGTGGTCGATGTAGGGCGCCAGGTCGGCCGCGCCGCGAATGGCGTCAGGAGGAACGCGCGCGGTGGCGGTCTTCACGCCGGGCTCACGCCGCGCGGGCTCCACGAGCACTTCCACGGTCGAGTCCTCGGCGGTCGTCTCGGCCTCGGCGGTCGCGCCGGGCGGCACCGCTCCCCGGGCCTCAGCCCAGGCGAGCATGCGGCGGCGGGCGTGGTCAGCAAGCTCCTCAACGGCTTTGAAGAAGTCCTCGGAGTCGGACATGTCGCGCCCCTTAGCCCACTTCGCTGCCCTCGGGAAGCGCTCGGATGGGTGCTGCTGAACAGGTCGCACCCAGGTGCCGAGGGTGGGAGCGGAGCGGTAGAGTGCGATTCGTGACGTTCTTCGCGCGGCTCCTTGGATTCTTCTTCCTTCTGCTCGCTCCACTCGGAGGGCCTGCCGCCGCACCCGCCGTGCCATCGAGCAGTGCGGGCCGGCAGCTCTCGGTGTACTTCCTGGACGTGGGCCAGGGCGACGCGCTGCTCATCGTCTCCCCCGAGGGCAAGACGGTGCTCGTCGATGGTGGCCCTCCGGAAGCGGCGCCTCGGCTGGCGGCGCGGCTGCGCGAACTGGTGAAGGGCCCGTTGGATCTCGTCATCCTCACGCACCCGCATCTGGATCATCTGGGTGGACTCACCGCGGCGATTCGAGCAGTGGGCGCGCGGCGCTTCATGGACCCTGGCTTCAATCACCCGAGCGAGGCCTACCGCGACCTGCTGAACTTCGTGGGCAAGGAGGTGGGCCAGGTGATGACGCCCCAGCCCAACCCGCGCTCACCCCAGTCGCTGCTCACCATCGGACTGGGCGAGGGCGTGGCCTTGACGGTGCTGTGGCCGCGCGTGCCGCAGGAGTCGTTCCTCGACGACACGCGCTCGGATCCCAACTCCAACTCCATCGTGACGAAGCTCACGTTCGGATCCACGTCCTTCCTGCTGACAGGAGACTCGGAGCCGGACACCGAGGAGGTCCTGCTCCAGAAGCCGCTCGACCTGACGGCCACCGTGCTGAAGGTGGCCCACCATGGAGGCCGCCACTCCACGACCGCCGCCTTCCTGCGCCGGGTGAAGCCGCGCGTCGCGGTCATCTCCTGCGGCAAGGGCAACGACTATGGCCACCCCAGCCCGGAGGTCCTCGAACGGCTGGACACCGCCGGCGTCCGCACCTTCCGCACCGACCAGGACGGCGAGGTCGTCGCGGTGAGTGATGGAACCTCCGTCACCCTGCGCTCGGCCCGAGGCATCACAGCGCCCGGGGTCGTGCAGGGAGAACAGGGCCCAGGACCGGTGGCGCTCGGTCCCATCGAGCCCAGCGTGCATCGACGCTCAGGCGGTTCGAAGGAGCGAGAGAAAGAGCCCGGGAGCCGTGAGCCCTCGAGCCCGAGCCGCCCCGCCCCACCTCCCGTGGAGCGCGCGCCCGTGAGTGCGGAGGGACAGCACTACGTATCGCTGAAGGGCAGCAAGGTGTTCCACCGTGAGGACTGCCCGACCTTGAAGCGCTCGCACAATGAGCGCACCGTCTACCCCAGCCGCGAGGCCGCCGCCCGCGAGCGCCGTCCGGCGGAGGACTGCCACCCATGAGCCCGCGACTGCCTCTCCTGCTGGGCCTGCTGCTCG
It encodes the following:
- a CDS encoding ABC transporter permease, which encodes MLEVLHSLLFSTLDAAPALVFAALGAVLSERAGVVDVGVEGMMRAGAFCAAVAALAMPTPLAVLVGMGAGAGMAAIHGWLCIRWRSDQVVSGMALNLVALAGGTFLLESLFGPNGTPPITQLSRWDIPGLASVPVLGALSGHAAPTYLALLLPFLFQGLLTRTPLGLRLRAVGDKPHAVATLGLSVPALRWGAVVGGGLLAGLGGAVLSTAVLDRFEQHTPAGLGFMALAAMVFGRWTPVGAFLAALFFAFGNALRIGLASSAPHLMDLVPQGVLLALPYLMTLVLLGLQGQRSSAPAALGVPFEQESR
- a CDS encoding hybrid sensor histidine kinase/response regulator, which encodes MRETTGTTAANRPRVLAVDVESGGAERVRSILAPAGYDVLPARGTTAALEAAAHQTADLVLLDVERAGTVGLEAFRRLREELRRPSLPILMLTPSADRQTRREVLEAGVDDLLITEPLDAQELKVRVHTLLELKSHREDSGPREALQDPRQRWVRMERLARVGTLAADVAQQLGQLGEGLQRALEHVRSRAAQGLAPDPEELHRLGHAGEQMRLHGQHLLSLGPTGPADIQRFDLRTLVPEVLKRMRAKGRLGQADVRMVLPEDPIGGVFNRRQLEQVLVELVSNAVDALEDVTDRPRVVHVGVELPDMFGDFGPRFFVKDNGIGIFEDELQAVFAPYYTTKAPDRNVGLGLTVARTLVESMGGKLMARSLVNVGSTFTVELPEQTASW
- a CDS encoding phospho-sugar mutase; its protein translation is MDTTGLRERAEAWRQADPDPETAAELAQVLAGGDLADLADRFAGDLEFGTAGLRGVLGAGPNRMNRAVVRRTTAGLARYLKAHVPDVTTRGVVVGRDARRLSQELAEDTAAVLAAEGIPALFFPEPVPTPVTAFAVLHLGAAAAVMVTASHNPPEYNGYKVYWGNGAQIIPPHDKGIAAAIARVEPANQVPLRPAAEARAKGLWRDLPASVGEAYLSAIQGLRLHGRGSASLSIVYTAMHGVGGVWAERALRDAGFARVTPVAEQHVPDGRFPTVRFPNPEEPGAMDLSLATAERVKADLVLANDPDADRLAVMARENHGALRMLTGNEVGVLLGHYVLTQGTKRARPHVVTTIVSSTQLGELARALDAAYDEVLTGFKWIANRALERERAEGTQFVFGYEEALGYTVGTVTRDKDGVGAALVFADLAAWCESRGTTVLGYLEEIQRRFGLHVGAQRNVTLPGASGAQAIRGIMEGFRASPPARIGGEAVRAVRDYQRGDGGLPPSNVLAYELEGGARVTLRPSGTEPKIKYYFERKEALSPSESLATARERAEAKLATFIDAFLVLARERGQPA
- a CDS encoding TraR/DksA C4-type zinc finger protein; this encodes MTPKQREAYLQQLLALHAELTGKAPQRIEPNRTDDARVGGDEDEQPLNEMMQAIASSRNRNTDGVLARVVKALGKLREDPDSFGECEECGDDIPTGRLQAMPYAEFCVACQGGKDGPKARATRRKLTDYT
- the deoC gene encoding deoxyribose-phosphate aldolase; amino-acid sequence: MSDSEDFFKAVEELADHARRRMLAWAEARGAVPPGATAEAETTAEDSTVEVLVEPARREPGVKTATARVPPDAIRGAADLAPYIDHTLLKPDARTEDVVRVAEEARQYSFATVCVNSVHVATAARVLAGAHAVPIAVVGFPLGASLPAAKAFEARESIRAGAREIDMVINVGALKARDYRLVHQDIAAVVEASHPLPVKVILETGLLTDEEKVVACALSKAAGAAFVKTSTGFGPGGATVKDIELMRQTVGDDVGVKASGGVRSAEDALKMIRAGANRIGASSSVAIVTGQISTAQY